The following are from one region of the Sandaracinus amylolyticus genome:
- a CDS encoding response regulator produces MKRVLVVEDDPHGAEAVARVVRRHAEVVIHSTRADALAELDRVGRDGWIAVIIDVGLADGSGLELLADIRARWDDLPALVVTGQDSRALANRAQALRAEFAFKPFGADNVLHFVESAIARDPDARVAQVIDELATAWGLTPREREIVTLVVAGHSRDGVMVILGVTENTLKSQTRSLLHKARAASLEAVARAVLERAVGLPLAPGTVPERR; encoded by the coding sequence ATGAAACGCGTGTTGGTGGTGGAGGACGATCCTCATGGGGCCGAGGCCGTCGCGCGAGTCGTGCGCCGACACGCCGAGGTCGTCATACACAGCACACGCGCGGACGCGCTCGCGGAGCTCGACCGCGTGGGCCGCGACGGTTGGATCGCGGTGATCATCGACGTCGGGCTCGCCGACGGATCGGGGCTCGAGCTGCTCGCGGACATCCGCGCGCGCTGGGACGATCTTCCAGCGCTCGTCGTCACCGGGCAGGACAGCCGCGCGCTCGCGAACCGCGCCCAGGCGCTGCGCGCGGAGTTCGCGTTCAAGCCGTTCGGCGCGGACAACGTGCTGCACTTCGTCGAGAGCGCGATCGCGCGCGATCCTGACGCGCGCGTCGCGCAGGTGATCGACGAGCTCGCGACCGCGTGGGGGCTCACGCCGCGCGAGCGCGAGATCGTGACCCTCGTCGTCGCGGGGCACTCGCGCGATGGGGTGATGGTGATCCTCGGGGTCACCGAGAACACGCTGAAGAGCCAGACGCGAAGCCTGCTGCACAAGGCGCGCGCGGCCTCGCTCGAGGCGGTCGCGCGGGCGGTGCTCGAGCGCGCGGTGGGCCTGCCGCTCGCGCCGGGCACGGTGCCCGAACGCCGCTAG
- a CDS encoding 5-oxoprolinase subunit PxpA produces MRPLLNVDAGEMESEPEALWALAHALNVACGGHAGDARSMERVLRACREHHVRAGAHPAYPDREGFGRRRVALAIEALETSIAAQCRALRMVAERVGIAIEHAKLHGALYHDAANDPSIAEACVRAIRGELGPVAILGPKDSALERAARAAGCRYEREGFADRGTRPDGSLIPRGQPGALIEDPARAAAQARVLATSGEVDTICVHGDTPGALAIARAVRETLDALAT; encoded by the coding sequence ATGCGCCCGCTGCTGAACGTCGACGCCGGTGAGATGGAGAGCGAGCCCGAGGCGCTCTGGGCGCTCGCGCACGCGCTCAACGTCGCATGCGGCGGGCACGCGGGCGATGCGCGCTCGATGGAGCGCGTGCTCCGCGCGTGCCGCGAGCACCACGTGCGGGCGGGCGCGCATCCCGCGTATCCCGATCGCGAGGGATTCGGGCGGCGTCGCGTCGCGCTCGCGATCGAGGCGCTCGAGACCTCGATCGCGGCGCAGTGCCGCGCGCTGCGGATGGTCGCGGAGCGCGTCGGCATCGCGATCGAGCACGCGAAGCTGCACGGCGCGCTCTACCACGACGCGGCGAACGATCCGTCGATCGCCGAGGCGTGCGTGCGCGCGATCCGCGGCGAGCTCGGCCCGGTCGCGATCCTCGGTCCGAAGGACAGCGCGCTCGAGCGCGCGGCGCGCGCGGCGGGATGCCGGTACGAGCGCGAGGGGTTCGCCGATCGCGGCACTCGCCCCGACGGATCGCTGATCCCGCGTGGACAGCCGGGCGCGCTGATCGAGGACCCCGCGCGCGCCGCGGCGCAAGCGCGCGTGCTCGCGACCTCGGGCGAGGTCGACACGATCTGCGTGCACGGCGACACCCCGGGCGCGCTCGCGATCGCACGTGCGGTGCGCGAGACCCTCGACGCGCTCGCGACGTGA
- a CDS encoding 5-oxoprolinase subunit B family protein, giving the protein MSFVIEPFGESALRIEVPATSDRRALLDALVTIPGVLDAHASESHVCVRFEGTPPSLDDLASRVERAARREPREHVIEVIYDGEDLDEVASLSGLDRDEVIARHARAAYDVSFVGFLPGFGYLRGLDPALAGIPRCASPRPRVPAGAVAIAGGFTGVYPWSSPGGWRLLGHAPRFEPLEGDHVRLAIGDRVRFERVG; this is encoded by the coding sequence GTGAGCTTCGTGATCGAGCCCTTCGGCGAGAGCGCGCTGCGCATCGAGGTGCCGGCGACGAGCGATCGACGCGCGCTGCTCGATGCGCTCGTCACGATCCCCGGCGTGCTCGATGCGCACGCGAGCGAGTCGCACGTGTGCGTGCGCTTCGAGGGCACACCTCCGTCGCTCGACGATCTCGCGTCGCGGGTGGAGCGGGCCGCGCGTCGCGAGCCGCGCGAGCACGTGATCGAGGTGATCTACGACGGCGAGGATCTCGACGAGGTCGCCTCGCTCTCGGGGCTCGATCGCGACGAGGTGATCGCGCGCCACGCGCGCGCCGCGTACGACGTGAGCTTCGTCGGATTCCTGCCCGGTTTCGGATACTTGCGGGGGCTCGATCCCGCGCTCGCCGGGATCCCGCGATGCGCGTCGCCGCGTCCGCGCGTGCCCGCGGGCGCGGTCGCGATCGCAGGCGGTTTCACCGGCGTGTACCCGTGGAGCTCGCCCGGCGGCTGGCGCCTGCTCGGTCACGCCCCGCGCTTCGAGCCGCTCGAGGGCGATCACGTTCGTCTCGCGATCGGCGATCGCGTGCGCTTCGAGCGCGTCGGATGA
- the greB gene encoding transcription elongation factor GreB codes for MNASSEDDDEKKPAGPVYTTPEGFARLKSEYEHLGGVERPRVVQGVSDAAAEGDRSENAEYIYGKKRLREIDRRMRFLRKILEAAMVVDPAVDRGDTVFFGATVVLEDDAGETLTYQLVGEHETDAQRGRISYRSPIGAALLRKSVDDEVVVDTPRGRRKLTIVEVIYR; via the coding sequence GTGAACGCGTCGAGCGAAGACGACGACGAGAAGAAGCCCGCCGGTCCGGTCTACACGACGCCCGAGGGCTTCGCGCGGCTGAAGAGCGAGTACGAGCACCTCGGCGGGGTCGAGCGGCCGCGCGTCGTGCAGGGCGTGTCCGATGCCGCGGCGGAGGGCGATCGCTCGGAGAACGCCGAGTACATCTACGGCAAGAAGCGGCTGCGCGAGATCGATCGGCGCATGCGCTTCCTGCGCAAGATCCTCGAGGCCGCGATGGTCGTCGATCCCGCGGTCGATCGTGGCGACACCGTGTTCTTCGGCGCGACCGTGGTGCTCGAGGACGATGCGGGCGAGACGCTCACGTACCAGCTCGTCGGCGAGCACGAGACCGACGCGCAGCGCGGCCGCATCTCGTATCGCTCGCCGATCGGCGCGGCGCTTCTGCGCAAGAGCGTCGACGACGAGGTCGTGGTCGACACCCCGCGCGGCCGCCGCAAGCTCACGATCGTCGAAGTCATCTATCGCTGA
- a CDS encoding 3,4-dehydroadipyl-CoA semialdehyde dehydrogenase, with translation MITLKSYLRGEWVAGTGRGTALVNPTTEEPIAEASTQGLDLGAALEFARTKGGPALRAATFAQRGAWLDAISKALHARRDALLDESIASCGTTRSDAKFDVDGAIGTLAYYAGLGKKLGETTTILEPAEQLTKSARFFGAHVWTAREGVAVHVNAFNFPAWGLGEKLAVALLAGVPVISKPATSTALLAMRVAEAIVDANVLPPGAFQFVAGSTGDLLDKLGPQDVLAFTGSADTGAKLRGGKGPVERSVRVNIEADSLNSAVLAPDVEPGSDVYATFLRDVVREMTQKTGQKCTATRRIFVPAAVIDRVQEDLAEQLGAIKVGDPARDDVRMGPLATKQQHEDFRSGIAKLVASGARVVHTREVSEPKGYFVAPTLLRADAPASATAVHAHEVFGPSATLMPYAQIAECVKLVAMGEGGLVASVYGDDRALLRELVLGIAPWHGRVVIASSKVADQSIAPGMVLPSCVHGGPGRAGGGEELGGERGLRFYMQRTSIQADRALIDKLFEQAKAE, from the coding sequence ATGATCACGCTGAAGAGCTATCTGCGCGGCGAGTGGGTCGCGGGCACCGGGCGCGGCACCGCGCTCGTGAACCCCACGACCGAGGAGCCGATCGCGGAGGCGAGCACGCAGGGCCTCGATCTCGGCGCCGCGCTCGAGTTCGCGCGCACCAAGGGCGGTCCGGCGCTGCGCGCCGCGACCTTCGCGCAGCGTGGCGCGTGGCTCGACGCGATCTCGAAGGCGCTGCACGCACGTCGCGACGCGCTGCTCGACGAGTCGATTGCGAGCTGCGGCACCACGCGCTCGGACGCGAAGTTCGACGTCGACGGCGCGATCGGCACGCTCGCCTACTACGCGGGCCTCGGCAAGAAGCTCGGCGAGACCACGACGATTCTCGAGCCCGCCGAGCAGCTCACGAAGAGCGCGCGTTTCTTCGGCGCGCACGTGTGGACGGCGCGCGAGGGCGTCGCGGTGCACGTGAACGCGTTCAACTTCCCGGCGTGGGGCCTCGGCGAGAAGCTCGCGGTCGCGCTGCTCGCAGGCGTGCCGGTGATCAGCAAGCCCGCGACGTCGACCGCGCTGCTCGCGATGCGCGTCGCCGAGGCGATCGTCGACGCGAACGTGCTCCCGCCCGGCGCGTTCCAATTCGTCGCCGGCAGCACCGGGGATCTGCTCGACAAGCTCGGCCCCCAGGACGTGCTCGCGTTCACCGGCTCGGCCGACACCGGCGCGAAGCTGCGCGGCGGCAAGGGCCCGGTGGAGCGCTCGGTGCGCGTGAACATCGAGGCCGACAGCCTGAACAGCGCGGTGCTCGCGCCCGACGTCGAGCCCGGCAGCGACGTGTACGCGACGTTCCTCCGCGACGTGGTGCGCGAGATGACGCAGAAGACGGGGCAGAAGTGCACCGCGACGCGCCGCATCTTCGTGCCCGCCGCGGTGATCGATCGGGTGCAGGAGGATCTCGCGGAGCAGCTCGGCGCGATCAAGGTCGGCGACCCCGCGCGCGACGACGTGCGCATGGGTCCGCTCGCGACGAAGCAGCAGCACGAGGACTTCCGGAGCGGCATCGCGAAGCTCGTCGCGTCGGGCGCGCGCGTGGTGCACACGCGCGAGGTGAGCGAGCCGAAGGGCTACTTCGTCGCGCCGACGCTGCTGCGCGCGGATGCGCCCGCGAGCGCGACCGCGGTGCACGCGCACGAGGTGTTCGGCCCGAGCGCGACGCTCATGCCGTACGCGCAGATCGCGGAGTGCGTGAAGCTCGTCGCGATGGGCGAGGGTGGTCTGGTCGCGAGCGTGTACGGCGACGATCGCGCGCTCCTGCGCGAGCTCGTGCTCGGCATCGCGCCGTGGCACGGCCGTGTCGTGATCGCGTCGAGCAAGGTCGCGGATCAGTCGATCGCGCCGGGCATGGTGCTGCCGTCGTGCGTGCACGGCGGCCCCGGTCGCGCCGGCGGCGGCGAGGAGCTCGGCGGCGAGCGCGGGCTGCGCTTCTACATGCAGCGCACCTCGATCCAGGCGGATCGCGCGCTGATCGACAAGCTGTTCGAGCAGGCCAAGGCCGAATGA
- a CDS encoding SAM-dependent methyltransferase, with amino-acid sequence MSAAARSAPPPRPSDRPRALRSTRPSDPVAAYYRDKTESILRKYGPGPRVHFHTGLVDHEIHEHDPDAIRAAMTRAQERLLEHVRDRLAPSPARILDVGCGLGGGAIFFANEGHRVVAITNERSHVGLALRFARDAGLADRVRVEHRDAHRPPDERFDAAIAIESSCYFDRARWMRATRASLRPGGVLHVVDCFLGDESERAWFDARWRTRIGPEQEYTRAAGRVGLELVHDEDLAPRARRFWDLSIAWIRATAADRGEAEHHAREHAHLRDALERGAIRYRWLVWRRKG; translated from the coding sequence GTGAGCGCGGCGGCGCGCAGCGCTCCACCTCCGAGACCGAGCGATCGTCCGCGCGCGCTGCGATCGACGCGACCGAGCGATCCCGTCGCCGCGTACTACCGCGACAAGACCGAGAGCATCCTGCGCAAGTACGGCCCCGGCCCGCGCGTGCACTTCCACACCGGGCTCGTCGATCACGAGATCCACGAGCACGATCCGGACGCGATCCGCGCGGCGATGACGCGCGCGCAGGAGCGCCTGCTCGAGCACGTCCGGGACCGGCTCGCGCCGAGCCCGGCGCGCATCCTCGACGTCGGCTGCGGGCTCGGAGGCGGCGCGATCTTCTTCGCGAACGAGGGGCACCGGGTCGTCGCGATCACGAACGAGCGCTCTCACGTCGGGCTCGCGCTGCGATTCGCGCGCGACGCGGGGCTCGCCGATCGCGTCCGCGTCGAGCACCGCGACGCGCACAGGCCGCCCGACGAGCGCTTCGACGCGGCGATCGCCATCGAGTCGTCCTGCTACTTCGATCGCGCGCGCTGGATGCGCGCGACGCGCGCGAGCCTGCGTCCCGGAGGCGTGCTGCACGTCGTCGACTGCTTCCTCGGCGACGAGTCGGAGCGCGCGTGGTTCGACGCGCGATGGCGCACGCGCATCGGACCCGAGCAGGAGTACACACGAGCGGCCGGGCGCGTCGGGCTCGAGCTCGTGCACGACGAAGATCTGGCACCCCGCGCGCGGCGCTTCTGGGATCTCAGCATCGCGTGGATCCGCGCGACCGCCGCCGATCGCGGCGAAGCGGAGCACCACGCGCGCGAGCACGCACATCTGCGCGATGCCCTCGAGCGCGGAGCGATCCGCTATCGCTGGCTCGTGTGGCGTCGAAAGGGGTGA
- a CDS encoding Uma2 family endonuclease gives MEPARKTRFTEDEYLAIERASEQKHELIDGEIYAMAGGTPRHALVSVNVAAALSNALRDRPCIVLSSDQRVAVRSTGMYTYPDVTVVCGPARFHEKDANTLVNPTLIVEVLSSGTETHDRGAKLAHYRRLDSVKEVLLVVPEERRVETHRRIDGGQWISSPLDPTSAPRIELASIDVALAWDDVYAKVDLLG, from the coding sequence ATGGAGCCTGCTCGCAAGACGCGTTTCACCGAGGACGAGTACCTCGCGATCGAGCGCGCGAGCGAGCAGAAGCACGAGCTCATCGACGGCGAGATCTACGCGATGGCGGGAGGCACTCCCCGCCACGCGCTGGTCTCCGTGAACGTCGCGGCAGCGCTGAGCAATGCGCTGCGGGATCGGCCGTGCATCGTGCTCTCCAGCGACCAGCGCGTCGCGGTGCGCTCGACCGGCATGTACACGTACCCCGACGTGACCGTCGTGTGCGGGCCTGCGCGCTTCCACGAGAAGGACGCGAACACGCTCGTGAACCCGACGCTGATCGTCGAGGTGCTCAGCAGCGGGACGGAGACGCACGATCGCGGCGCGAAGCTCGCGCACTATCGACGGCTCGACTCCGTGAAGGAGGTCCTGCTCGTCGTGCCGGAGGAGCGTCGCGTCGAGACGCATCGGCGCATCGACGGCGGTCAGTGGATCTCGTCACCGCTCGATCCGACGAGCGCGCCGCGCATCGAGCTCGCGAGCATCGATGTCGCGCTCGCGTGGGACGACGTCTACGCGAAGGTCGATCTGCTCGGGTGA
- a CDS encoding Dyp-type peroxidase, whose protein sequence is MRDPRPQPALFHGPGAHAALVVWRAREGVSPAFLRMRATSLIDRGVLVAIAPSLLDAREREAMPVERVLPRAHAGRSMPSTRGSVLVQIASDEREVVIETLRRADALLGTIADRDEEIEGGWPLDRREPFGFREPRVPTHDDVRAALVPEGPLEGATFLLHQRYVQDRARFLARRERDRERVVGRTTEGVVVPDAPERAHVRRVTGSAIVRRGFPYRASGDEGLVYLAIARAPERLADALDAMLGARDGIADAMLDYVEAIGGGLYVVPPL, encoded by the coding sequence GTGCGCGATCCACGTCCCCAGCCCGCGCTCTTCCACGGACCCGGGGCGCACGCGGCGCTCGTCGTGTGGCGCGCGCGAGAGGGCGTGTCGCCGGCGTTCCTGCGAATGCGCGCGACGTCGTTGATCGATCGCGGGGTGCTCGTCGCGATCGCACCATCGCTGCTCGATGCGCGCGAGCGGGAGGCGATGCCCGTGGAGCGTGTGCTCCCGCGAGCGCACGCCGGGCGCTCGATGCCGTCGACGCGCGGGTCGGTGCTCGTGCAGATCGCGAGCGACGAGCGCGAAGTGGTGATCGAGACGCTGCGGCGCGCCGACGCGCTGCTCGGGACGATCGCGGATCGCGACGAGGAGATCGAAGGAGGCTGGCCGCTCGATCGCCGCGAGCCGTTCGGGTTCCGCGAGCCGCGCGTGCCGACACACGACGACGTGCGTGCCGCATTGGTCCCCGAGGGCCCGCTCGAGGGCGCGACGTTCCTGCTGCACCAGCGGTACGTGCAGGACCGCGCGCGCTTCCTCGCGCGTCGCGAGCGCGATCGCGAGCGCGTCGTCGGACGCACGACCGAGGGCGTCGTGGTCCCCGACGCACCGGAGCGCGCCCACGTCCGCCGCGTGACCGGGAGCGCGATCGTGCGCCGTGGGTTCCCGTATCGCGCTTCGGGCGACGAGGGGCTCGTGTACCTCGCGATCGCGCGCGCACCCGAGCGCCTCGCGGACGCGCTCGACGCGATGCTCGGTGCGCGAGACGGGATCGCCGACGCGATGCTCGACTACGTCGAGGCGATCGGCGGCGGGCTCTACGTCGTGCCGCCGCTCTGA
- a CDS encoding biotin-dependent carboxyltransferase family protein, with product MIELERVVGLAFVQDGGRPGLLREGVPRGGALIPSALAAANRAVGNPEHAAGIERYGAITIVARGDVTVADDDARVWTLHDGERIELAWDGARRARFVALQGGIDVPRVLGGRGTLVAARIGGLEGRPLRRGDVLRTASEPITTAHALAWTPHQGAIRLVAGPDLDVYAPSAIDALTSRAWRLSTRSDRTGTRLEAPAIPWRDDAPAARTTPMIAGAIELPPGGEPIVLGVDHPTTGGYPVVALVAGVDLDRFHAIPLGRDVRFTTITIDEARALLRQSGGTT from the coding sequence ATGATCGAGCTCGAGCGCGTCGTGGGCCTCGCGTTCGTGCAGGACGGAGGACGACCGGGGCTGCTGCGCGAGGGCGTGCCGCGTGGAGGCGCGCTGATCCCGAGCGCGCTCGCAGCGGCGAATCGCGCGGTCGGCAATCCGGAGCACGCGGCGGGGATCGAGCGCTACGGCGCGATCACGATCGTCGCGCGCGGCGACGTGACCGTCGCGGACGACGACGCGCGCGTGTGGACGCTGCACGACGGAGAGCGCATCGAGCTCGCGTGGGACGGCGCGCGTCGCGCGCGCTTCGTCGCACTGCAGGGGGGCATCGACGTGCCGCGCGTGCTCGGTGGTCGAGGCACGCTCGTCGCGGCGCGCATCGGCGGGCTCGAGGGTCGTCCGCTGCGACGCGGCGACGTGCTCCGGACCGCGAGCGAGCCGATCACCACGGCGCACGCGCTCGCATGGACGCCGCACCAAGGCGCGATCCGTCTGGTCGCAGGGCCCGATCTCGACGTCTACGCGCCGAGCGCGATCGATGCGCTCACGTCACGCGCATGGCGGCTCTCGACGCGCAGCGATCGCACCGGAACGCGCCTCGAGGCCCCGGCGATCCCTTGGCGCGACGACGCTCCGGCTGCGCGCACCACGCCGATGATCGCGGGCGCGATCGAGCTCCCGCCGGGTGGTGAGCCCATCGTGCTGGGCGTCGATCATCCGACCACCGGTGGCTATCCCGTCGTCGCGCTGGTCGCGGGGGTCGACCTCGATCGGTTCCACGCGATCCCGCTGGGACGCGACGTGCGCTTCACCACGATCACGATCGACGAAGCGCGCGCGCTGCTGCGTCAGAGCGGCGGCACGACGTAG
- a CDS encoding sensor histidine kinase — protein sequence MLRRLDEWSKQLDPELLRAAFSPGQVAVVALWVLGLVALDALSPGMHAFLELRGGALLAAVGPVLLLLLALSFAWVRGSLAGRAAPIGLLVGTWCVGFVAAALVVFASDRAAPVFGAMVVTTAMAHGYQARSTLRHPFIAIADTFAFALAATLATSKTQLLVLSITGPAGVLSGMMIGWATVRSDRLRAERERLRQALEAQLARERARRADEVRGILVDAHARAHDVRNALMGALSALESAAEGYRVSADSARELDRARGALRSAIDITRPTLTSSPSREPVVLRPVLERAIDLVGGRFRHVDLAIVANGREHAVVEVEGGVPSLERMLSNVLVNACEGDGTNSAGRVRVIVEELTDPAMAIVCVEDDGPGFAKEHLDAPITGFKSTKPEGTGLGLFTVDRLAGASGGWIERSNARTGGAIVRIVLPRATTQNGASA from the coding sequence ATGCTCCGTCGCCTCGACGAGTGGTCGAAACAGCTCGACCCCGAGCTGCTGCGCGCCGCGTTCTCACCGGGACAGGTCGCGGTCGTCGCGCTGTGGGTGCTCGGCCTGGTCGCGCTCGACGCGCTCTCGCCGGGCATGCATGCGTTCCTCGAGCTGCGCGGCGGTGCGCTGCTCGCCGCGGTCGGCCCGGTGCTGCTGCTCCTGCTCGCGCTCTCGTTCGCGTGGGTGCGTGGCTCGCTCGCCGGACGTGCGGCGCCGATCGGCCTGCTCGTCGGCACGTGGTGCGTGGGCTTCGTCGCCGCCGCGCTCGTCGTGTTCGCCTCGGATCGCGCTGCGCCGGTGTTCGGCGCGATGGTCGTGACCACCGCGATGGCGCACGGATACCAGGCGCGCTCGACGCTGCGGCATCCGTTCATCGCGATCGCCGACACCTTCGCGTTCGCGCTCGCGGCGACGCTCGCGACCAGCAAGACGCAGCTCCTGGTGCTCTCGATCACCGGCCCCGCGGGCGTGCTCAGCGGGATGATGATCGGGTGGGCCACGGTGCGCAGCGATCGGCTGCGCGCCGAGCGCGAGCGACTGCGCCAAGCGCTCGAGGCGCAGCTCGCGCGCGAGCGTGCGCGACGTGCCGACGAGGTCCGCGGCATCCTCGTCGACGCCCACGCGCGCGCCCACGACGTGCGCAACGCGCTGATGGGCGCGCTCTCCGCGCTCGAGAGCGCGGCAGAGGGCTATCGCGTGTCGGCCGACAGCGCGCGGGAGCTCGATCGTGCGCGCGGCGCGCTGCGCTCGGCGATCGACATCACGCGCCCCACGCTCACGTCGTCGCCGAGCCGCGAGCCGGTCGTGCTCCGGCCCGTGCTCGAGCGCGCGATCGATCTGGTGGGCGGGCGCTTCCGGCACGTCGATCTCGCGATCGTGGCGAACGGTCGCGAGCACGCGGTCGTCGAGGTCGAGGGTGGTGTGCCCTCGCTCGAGCGCATGCTCTCGAACGTCCTCGTCAACGCGTGCGAGGGCGACGGCACGAACAGCGCGGGGCGGGTGCGGGTGATCGTCGAGGAGCTCACCGATCCCGCGATGGCGATCGTGTGCGTCGAGGACGACGGCCCGGGCTTCGCGAAGGAGCACCTCGACGCGCCGATCACCGGGTTCAAGTCGACCAAGCCCGAGGGCACCGGGCTCGGGCTGTTCACCGTCGATCGGCTCGCGGGCGCGAGCGGCGGATGGATCGAGCGATCCAACGCGCGCACCGGTGGCGCGATCGTGCGCATCGTGCTGCCCCGCGCGACCACGCAGAACGGAGCGAGCGCATGA
- a CDS encoding peptide MFS transporter, whose product MQATGAEAIETPITPFEKRVGHHPALFVLFFAEMWERFSYYGMRALLVLYMLSGFLRYDDNRAFGVYGAYTALVYMTPFVGGIVADKLIGQRAAVIIGGSLMALGHLVMAVEDQYAFFCALALLIVGNGFFKPNIGTILGSLYSVPRLDPNRDGAFTIFYMGVNLGAAMAPLLCGYIGQTYGWHYGFGLATIGMMVGLAIFVAPTIVTQVMIGLGALGSAGALLFVGSQQSIWILGPNVFVAIALLVAMGLALWALANGALPKHVGQPRSKVAYGRNVAMVLGVIALVVPVFAWLTSNPSIAGYVLSVVGVIALGYVLFEAFRVTKIERERLFVILIMCVFSMLFWAFFEQAGSSINLFTDRNIDRVSEERVVTQEDVGRPMELVLTQEQVGYPQDGRVFTLDQLAAARQAAQERDETEVRATWTMTDEHVGMGVNGGEVPASVFQAANPIFILIFGLVFTALWGFLAKRHIEPSTPAKFVLGLVQLGAGFAVLWFGTQSADGRGMVGMTWLVLAYLLHTTGELCLSPVGLSMVSKMAPQRMVATMMGAWYLATAFSQYLAGLIAMLTGVSHEEGAEGAQVIPPPSETLHVYGDVFVKIAIASFVAAAILAALTPLVKKWMHEHEPVPEKR is encoded by the coding sequence GTGCAGGCAACCGGAGCGGAGGCGATCGAGACGCCGATCACCCCGTTCGAGAAGCGAGTCGGCCATCACCCCGCGCTGTTCGTCCTGTTCTTCGCGGAGATGTGGGAGCGCTTCTCGTACTACGGCATGCGCGCGCTGCTCGTGCTGTACATGTTGTCGGGCTTCCTCCGGTACGACGACAACCGCGCGTTCGGCGTCTACGGCGCGTACACCGCGCTCGTCTACATGACGCCGTTCGTCGGCGGCATCGTCGCCGACAAGCTGATCGGCCAGCGCGCCGCGGTGATCATCGGCGGCTCGCTGATGGCGCTCGGTCACCTCGTGATGGCCGTCGAGGATCAGTACGCGTTCTTCTGCGCGCTCGCGCTGCTGATCGTCGGCAACGGCTTCTTCAAGCCGAACATCGGCACGATCCTCGGCTCGCTCTACTCGGTGCCGCGCCTCGACCCCAACCGCGACGGCGCGTTCACGATCTTCTACATGGGCGTGAACCTCGGTGCCGCGATGGCGCCGCTGCTCTGCGGCTACATCGGGCAGACCTACGGCTGGCACTACGGGTTCGGCCTCGCGACGATCGGCATGATGGTGGGCCTCGCGATCTTCGTCGCGCCGACCATCGTGACGCAGGTGATGATCGGCCTCGGCGCGCTCGGGTCGGCGGGCGCGCTGCTCTTCGTCGGATCGCAGCAGTCGATCTGGATCCTCGGCCCGAACGTGTTCGTCGCGATCGCGCTGCTCGTCGCGATGGGCCTCGCGCTCTGGGCGCTCGCGAACGGCGCGCTGCCGAAGCACGTGGGCCAGCCGCGCTCGAAGGTCGCGTACGGCCGCAACGTCGCGATGGTGCTCGGCGTGATCGCGCTGGTGGTGCCGGTGTTCGCGTGGCTCACGTCGAACCCGTCGATCGCGGGGTACGTGCTCTCGGTCGTCGGCGTGATCGCGCTCGGATACGTCCTCTTCGAGGCGTTCCGCGTGACGAAGATCGAGCGCGAGCGTCTCTTCGTCATCCTGATCATGTGCGTGTTCTCGATGCTCTTCTGGGCCTTCTTCGAGCAGGCCGGGAGCTCGATCAACCTCTTCACCGACCGCAACATCGATCGCGTCAGCGAGGAGCGCGTCGTCACGCAGGAGGACGTCGGGCGCCCGATGGAGCTCGTGCTCACGCAGGAGCAGGTCGGGTACCCGCAGGACGGCCGCGTGTTCACGCTCGATCAGCTCGCGGCGGCGCGTCAGGCGGCGCAGGAGCGCGACGAGACCGAGGTGCGCGCGACGTGGACGATGACCGACGAGCACGTCGGGATGGGCGTGAACGGCGGTGAGGTGCCGGCCTCGGTGTTCCAGGCGGCGAACCCGATCTTCATCCTGATCTTCGGCCTCGTGTTCACCGCGCTCTGGGGCTTCCTCGCGAAGCGGCACATCGAGCCCTCGACGCCCGCGAAGTTCGTGCTCGGTCTGGTGCAGCTCGGCGCGGGCTTCGCGGTGCTGTGGTTCGGCACGCAGAGCGCGGACGGGCGCGGGATGGTCGGCATGACGTGGCTCGTGCTCGCGTACCTGCTGCACACGACGGGCGAGCTGTGCCTGTCGCCGGTCGGGCTCTCGATGGTCAGCAAGATGGCGCCGCAGCGCATGGTCGCGACGATGATGGGCGCGTGGTACCTCGCGACCGCGTTCTCGCAGTACCTCGCGGGCCTGATCGCGATGCTCACGGGCGTGAGCCACGAGGAGGGCGCGGAGGGCGCGCAGGTGATCCCGCCGCCGAGCGAGACGCTGCACGTCTACGGCGACGTGTTCGTGAAGATCGCGATCGCGTCGTTCGTCGCGGCGGCGATCCTCGCGGCGCTGACGCCGCTCGTGAAGAAGTGGATGCACGAGCACGAGCCGGTGCCCGAGAAGCGCTGA